A single Brienomyrus brachyistius isolate T26 chromosome 11, BBRACH_0.4, whole genome shotgun sequence DNA region contains:
- the LOC125751379 gene encoding C-Maf-inducing protein-like isoform X1: protein MDFGSGGGLHSKQYSESEDSKPLLEEMSTPPVGNRRSRTGSGPCRRAPQHCSSGMRYKLLQEGDIQVCVIRRHRTFLSKILASKLLRRWEAHHLTLTESCLLSATPTGYMETAVAYSAIEDLQPLCWDGAPKYCLQLSIPGGTMLLQAANGYLREQWFYSVQWKKKMHKYSKVLSNLSRWEVVLKEIRALVDMALTSPLQDDAVHQTPLHIVSALLAENPSLSIQDHENVIMAIAPLLENNSPPPKLCDLFLKHLQECPRSTVVTEVFTPMVHRILKHNMDFGKFPRLRLFTQEYILAISELNAGVDVVRKFIQSLHGPTGLCPHPRVLPNLVAVCLAAVYSCYEDFIDSQNNSPSLREVRSGWQQHGDRKPPPILRSCPLEAGSRTPSTALHSSDILVDLEQNQRASGGAAPIGPPGLGSEPNLIDCLLCGPDIGAPTVHLPPLADRVLGCFVLILKILSDYDDWRPALASLLQSIPFPKEALAHPKFTKELKCVIQTFAQDPRQEVHSCLLGVRSGKDGWFQLYSPGGVACDDDGDLFASMVHILMGSCYKTKKFLVSLADNKLESCVLLALKGNKTMVEILCLMLEYDIIKNGDTRRQVVSTVQSTQPGLHTYSKLCERQRELRELQRKGGPVRLTLPSKTTDADLARLLSSGSFGNLESLSLAFTNVTSACAEQLIKLPSLKQLNLWSTQFGDAGLRLLSEHLGSLQVLNLCETPVTDAGLLALGSMKSLCSLNMNSTKLSADTYEDLKAKLPNLKEVDVRYTEAW from the exons ATGGACTTCGGCAGTGGCGGTGGGCTCCACAGTAAACAGTACTCCGAGTCGGAGGACAGCAAGCCTTTATTGGAGGAGATGTCCACGCCGCCGGTGGGGAATCGCCGGAGCAGAACGGGCTCAGGGCCGTGTCGGAGAGCCCCGCAGCACTGCAGCAGCGGGATGCGCTACAAGCTCCTTCAGGAAGGAGATATCCAGGTTTGCGTGATCAGGCGCCACCGCACCTTCCTCAGCAAGATCCTCGCCAGCAAGTTGCTGCGGAGATGGGAGGCGCACCACCTGACGCTTACGGAAAGCTGCCTGCTGTCGGCCACG CCCACAGGCTACATGGAGACTGCCGTAGCTTACAGTGCTATAGAGGATCTCCAACCCCTTTGCTGGGACGGCGCCCCCAAATACTGCCTGCAGCTCAGCATTCCTGGGGGCACCATGCTCTTGCAG GCAGCCAACGGCTATTTAAGGGAGCAGTGGTTCTACTCAGTGCAGTGGAAG AAAAAGATGCACAAGTACAGCAAGGTTCTGAGCAACCTGAGCCGCTGGGAGGTGGTCCTGAAGGAGATCCGAGCCCTGGTAGATATGGCATTGACGTCGCCCCTGCAGGATGACGCGGTCCACCAAACGCCGCTGCACATTGTCTCCGCCCTGCTGGCTGAG AACCCCAGCCTGAGCATCCAGGACCATGAGAACGTTATCATG GCAATCGCTCCTCTGCTGGAAAACAACAGCCCGCCCCCAAAGCTGTGTGACCTCTTCCTAAAG CACCTTCAGGAGTGTCCGCGGTCCACAGTGGTTACTGAGGTTTTCACACCTATGGTGCACAGAATCTTGAAACACAACATG GACTTTGGGAAGTTTCCCCGCCTCCGCCTCTTCACTCAGGAATACATCCTGGCCATCAGCGAGCTCAACGCCGGGGTGGACGTGGTCAGGAAGTTCATCCAGAG CCTGCATGGTCCCACCGggctctgcccccacccccgagtCCTGCCGAACCTGGTGGCCGTCTGCCTGGCTGCCGTTTACTCCTGCTATGAGGACTTCATAGACAG CCAGAACAACTCCCCCAGTCTGAGGGAGGTCAGGAGCGGCTGGCAGCAGCACGGCgacaggaagcccccccccattctgaggTCCTGCCCCTTGGAAGCTGGGTCACGCACCCCCTCAACCGCGCTCCACTCCAGCGACATCCTGGTGGATCTGGAGCAGAACCAGAGGGCTTCTGGCGGCGCTGCACCGATTGGACCTCCAGGGCTCGGCAGTGAGCCCAACCTGATCGACTGCCTACTTTGTGGCCCTGACATCGGTGCCCCGACTGTCCATCTGCCCCCCCTGGCTGACCGAGTCTTGGGCTGTTTTGTGCTCATCCTGAAGATTCT GTCTGATTACGATGACTGGAGACCAGCTCTGGCAAGTCTGCTGCAGTCAATTCCTTTTCCCAAGGA GGCACTCGCACACCCCAAATTCACAAA GGAGCTCAAGTGTGTCATTCAGACGTTTGCTCAGGACCCGAGACAGGAG GTTCACTCCTGTCTGCTCGGGGTGCGTTCCGGGAAAGACGGCTGGTTCCAGCTGTACAGCCCTGGTGGCGTGGCCTGCGATGATGATGGGGACCTCTTCGCCAGCATg GTGCACATCCTTATGGGCTCCTGTTACAAGACCAAGAAATTCCTGGTGTCTCTGGCGGACAATAAACTGGAGTCCTGTGTCCTGTTGGCGCTGAAGGGGAACAAGACCATGGTGGAG ATCCTCTGCCTCATGTTAGAGTATGACATCATCAAGAACGGGGACACCCGGCGGCAGGTGGTGTCCACGGTGCAGAGCACGCAGCCAGGCCTGCACACCTACAGCAAGCTGTGCGAGCGGCAGAGGGAGCTCCGGGAGCTG CAAAGAAAAGGAGGACCGGTCCGCCTCACGCTGCCCTCAAAGACCACG gatgctGATCTCGCTCGGCTGCTCAGCTCTGGCTCCTTCGGGAACTTGGAGAGCCTGAGTCTCGCCTTCACCAACGTCACCAGTGCCTGCGCCGAGCAGCTCATCAAACTGCCCTCCCTCAAGCAGCTGAACCTCTGGTCCACacag TTTGGTGATGCTGGGCTGCGCCTCCTCTCTGAGCACCTGGGCTCCCTGCAGGTGTTGAACCTGTGTGAGACTCCTGTCACTGACGCCGGCCTGCTGGCCCTCGGCT CCA
- the LOC125751379 gene encoding C-Maf-inducing protein-like isoform X2 yields the protein MLSSSTEEPGTPTGYMETAVAYSAIEDLQPLCWDGAPKYCLQLSIPGGTMLLQAANGYLREQWFYSVQWKKKMHKYSKVLSNLSRWEVVLKEIRALVDMALTSPLQDDAVHQTPLHIVSALLAENPSLSIQDHENVIMAIAPLLENNSPPPKLCDLFLKHLQECPRSTVVTEVFTPMVHRILKHNMDFGKFPRLRLFTQEYILAISELNAGVDVVRKFIQSLHGPTGLCPHPRVLPNLVAVCLAAVYSCYEDFIDSQNNSPSLREVRSGWQQHGDRKPPPILRSCPLEAGSRTPSTALHSSDILVDLEQNQRASGGAAPIGPPGLGSEPNLIDCLLCGPDIGAPTVHLPPLADRVLGCFVLILKILSDYDDWRPALASLLQSIPFPKEALAHPKFTKELKCVIQTFAQDPRQEVHSCLLGVRSGKDGWFQLYSPGGVACDDDGDLFASMVHILMGSCYKTKKFLVSLADNKLESCVLLALKGNKTMVEILCLMLEYDIIKNGDTRRQVVSTVQSTQPGLHTYSKLCERQRELRELQRKGGPVRLTLPSKTTDADLARLLSSGSFGNLESLSLAFTNVTSACAEQLIKLPSLKQLNLWSTQFGDAGLRLLSEHLGSLQVLNLCETPVTDAGLLALGSMKSLCSLNMNSTKLSADTYEDLKAKLPNLKEVDVRYTEAW from the exons ATGCTGTCTTCGTCTACAGAGGAGCCTGGCACG CCCACAGGCTACATGGAGACTGCCGTAGCTTACAGTGCTATAGAGGATCTCCAACCCCTTTGCTGGGACGGCGCCCCCAAATACTGCCTGCAGCTCAGCATTCCTGGGGGCACCATGCTCTTGCAG GCAGCCAACGGCTATTTAAGGGAGCAGTGGTTCTACTCAGTGCAGTGGAAG AAAAAGATGCACAAGTACAGCAAGGTTCTGAGCAACCTGAGCCGCTGGGAGGTGGTCCTGAAGGAGATCCGAGCCCTGGTAGATATGGCATTGACGTCGCCCCTGCAGGATGACGCGGTCCACCAAACGCCGCTGCACATTGTCTCCGCCCTGCTGGCTGAG AACCCCAGCCTGAGCATCCAGGACCATGAGAACGTTATCATG GCAATCGCTCCTCTGCTGGAAAACAACAGCCCGCCCCCAAAGCTGTGTGACCTCTTCCTAAAG CACCTTCAGGAGTGTCCGCGGTCCACAGTGGTTACTGAGGTTTTCACACCTATGGTGCACAGAATCTTGAAACACAACATG GACTTTGGGAAGTTTCCCCGCCTCCGCCTCTTCACTCAGGAATACATCCTGGCCATCAGCGAGCTCAACGCCGGGGTGGACGTGGTCAGGAAGTTCATCCAGAG CCTGCATGGTCCCACCGggctctgcccccacccccgagtCCTGCCGAACCTGGTGGCCGTCTGCCTGGCTGCCGTTTACTCCTGCTATGAGGACTTCATAGACAG CCAGAACAACTCCCCCAGTCTGAGGGAGGTCAGGAGCGGCTGGCAGCAGCACGGCgacaggaagcccccccccattctgaggTCCTGCCCCTTGGAAGCTGGGTCACGCACCCCCTCAACCGCGCTCCACTCCAGCGACATCCTGGTGGATCTGGAGCAGAACCAGAGGGCTTCTGGCGGCGCTGCACCGATTGGACCTCCAGGGCTCGGCAGTGAGCCCAACCTGATCGACTGCCTACTTTGTGGCCCTGACATCGGTGCCCCGACTGTCCATCTGCCCCCCCTGGCTGACCGAGTCTTGGGCTGTTTTGTGCTCATCCTGAAGATTCT GTCTGATTACGATGACTGGAGACCAGCTCTGGCAAGTCTGCTGCAGTCAATTCCTTTTCCCAAGGA GGCACTCGCACACCCCAAATTCACAAA GGAGCTCAAGTGTGTCATTCAGACGTTTGCTCAGGACCCGAGACAGGAG GTTCACTCCTGTCTGCTCGGGGTGCGTTCCGGGAAAGACGGCTGGTTCCAGCTGTACAGCCCTGGTGGCGTGGCCTGCGATGATGATGGGGACCTCTTCGCCAGCATg GTGCACATCCTTATGGGCTCCTGTTACAAGACCAAGAAATTCCTGGTGTCTCTGGCGGACAATAAACTGGAGTCCTGTGTCCTGTTGGCGCTGAAGGGGAACAAGACCATGGTGGAG ATCCTCTGCCTCATGTTAGAGTATGACATCATCAAGAACGGGGACACCCGGCGGCAGGTGGTGTCCACGGTGCAGAGCACGCAGCCAGGCCTGCACACCTACAGCAAGCTGTGCGAGCGGCAGAGGGAGCTCCGGGAGCTG CAAAGAAAAGGAGGACCGGTCCGCCTCACGCTGCCCTCAAAGACCACG gatgctGATCTCGCTCGGCTGCTCAGCTCTGGCTCCTTCGGGAACTTGGAGAGCCTGAGTCTCGCCTTCACCAACGTCACCAGTGCCTGCGCCGAGCAGCTCATCAAACTGCCCTCCCTCAAGCAGCTGAACCTCTGGTCCACacag TTTGGTGATGCTGGGCTGCGCCTCCTCTCTGAGCACCTGGGCTCCCTGCAGGTGTTGAACCTGTGTGAGACTCCTGTCACTGACGCCGGCCTGCTGGCCCTCGGCT CCA